ATTTCTATATCACTTTTCATATAACAATGCTTTTACAAATTCTTTTGGCACAAAAGGTGCTAAATCGTCAAGGCTTTCTCCTGTGCCTACATATTTGATAGGACAATTGAGTTTGTTTTTGATGGCTACTAAAACGCCTCCCTTTGCTGTGCCATCCAATTTTGTAAGGACAATGCCAGTGAGTGGGATATGTTTGTGGAAGATGTCTGCCTGATCAATGGCATTTTGTCCAATTGTCGCATCCACAACAAGCAAAGTTTCGTGAGGAGCTGCCTCAATATGTTTTTTTGCAACTCTTGCCATTTTAGAAAGCTCTTGCATTAGATCTTGTTTAGTGTGCAAACGGCCTGCTGTATCTACGAGGATCACATCCACGCCCTTGGCAATGCCTGATTGAATCCCATCAAAAATCACGCTTGCAGGATCTTGCTTTTCACCGCCCAAAATAATCGGGCAATCAATTTTTTCAGCTAAAATAGAGAGCTGTTTTTGGGCAGCTGCTCGGAACGTGTCTGCGGCAATTAAAAGCACGGATTTGTTCTCTTCTTGCAATTGTTTTGCTAATTTTGCAGTGGTGGTGGTTTTGCCAGAGCCGTTGATGCCTACCATGAAAATCACAAGGGGCTTGGCTTCCTGGAAAGAAGTGGGAGGGCTGTCAAGTTTTTCTATTAAATAGTCTTCAATTTTAGTAAAAATGACCTCTTCATCAATGGTGGATTTTCTTAAATAGGGCTCAATTAGATCGGTGAGCTCAAAAACAATCTCGGATCCTAAATCCGCTTCGAAAAAAAGCTCTTCTAGGGCTTGTCTTTTGTCAATGTCCACCTTACCAAGAAAAACATCTTGGAGTTTGGATTTAAACGAGTGGCGTGTTTTTTTAAGGGCGTTTTTTAATCTAGAAAACATTTCTCTACTTGACTTTTCTTGAGAATCAATTTATCACATAAGAAAATAGAAGGGTAGTCAAGAATGCATCTTTTTGAACATGAAGCCAAATCGATTTTGAAAAAATTTGGCCTCCCATTTTTAAAGTTTGGGGTTGCAGAAGATTTGCAGCAAGTAGAAAACATTATCAAGCGCTTAAAATTGAATATTGCAGTCCTTAAGCTTGCGACAAAGCATCAACCTATCAAAGAGCTTGTAGCAGAATCTCATGAAGATATTTTGAAAAAAGCCTACATATTGTTTAAATCTCCTTACATGCTAGAGCACACACAAGTGCAAAAAAAACCTAATCGCAAGATTATGCTTACAGAAGCTGTCGATATTTTAGAGGAGTATCAGCTTAAGATTTATTTAGATCCTAAATATAACCGGCGTATTGTTTTGATCAAACACTTGGACAAACAATTTGAATTATTTGTGCCTGATTTCAAAATAGCGCAATTTCAATTTTTACAAGCAAAAAAACTCTTTGGGTGGGATGAAAACACAGCCTGTCAGGTGCGCAAAATTATCGAAAACTGCTTGGCTGGCTATAAAACCTTAGATTGTTTGGAAATCGATATTCCATCTCTAGCTAAAACAAGACAGGGTTTTTTTGTGCTTAATTGTAATATGCGCATTGATAACTGTGCTCTTTTTCGGCAAGAAGAAGTGGCTGCACTTTTTGACCCTGACCATGAATTATTAGAAAATGTGATTGCAAAAGAATATGGCATTGATTTTTTCCCACTAAAAGGAAATTGTGCATGCATTTGCAATGGGCAAGGATTGAGTTTGGCCACGCTAGATGTGATGAAACAACAAGAGA
This genomic stretch from Chlamydiota bacterium harbors:
- the ftsY gene encoding Signal recognition particle receptor FtsY, which translates into the protein MFSRLKNALKKTRHSFKSKLQDVFLGKVDIDKRQALEELFFEADLGSEIVFELTDLIEPYLRKSTIDEEVIFTKIEDYLIEKLDSPPTSFQEAKPLVIFMVGINGSGKTTTTAKLAKQLQEENKSVLLIAADTFRAAAQKQLSILAEKIDCPIILGGEKQDPASVIFDGIQSGIAKGVDVILVDTAGRLHTKQDLMQELSKMARVAKKHIEAAPHETLLVVDATIGQNAIDQADIFHKHIPLTGIVLTKLDGTAKGGVLVAIKNKLNCPIKYVGTGESLDDLAPFVPKEFVKALLYEK
- the sucC gene encoding Succinyl-CoA ligase [ADP-forming] subunit beta, with product MHLFEHEAKSILKKFGLPFLKFGVAEDLQQVENIIKRLKLNIAVLKLATKHQPIKELVAESHEDILKKAYILFKSPYMLEHTQVQKKPNRKIMLTEAVDILEEYQLKIYLDPKYNRRIVLIKHLDKQFELFVPDFKIAQFQFLQAKKLFGWDENTACQVRKIIENCLAGYKTLDCLEIDIPSLAKTRQGFFVLNCNMRIDNCALFRQEEVAALFDPDHELLENVIAKEYGIDFFPLKGNCACICNGQGLSLATLDVMKQQEIKPANYLNIKKPNFEQLFAALRIVELNPAIQKIFIHLFCQEPAKGVMKHVQNVIKEMKIKKPVIVRLQGKGAKEAVKKDPHFFEDMKLALKVLKNV